A segment of the Chloroflexota bacterium genome:
GGGCTCATTATAGTTATGATTGCATTTGTGGAGGCGGTTCTGTACCTGCTCTTCAATCGTCGCCCGAAGAGGCTCCTCGTTGGTATTCTCATGCTCCTGCTGACTATTGGTGTGATGTATGTATTTGTGCGCGTACTATGGCCGATGGCCACACCAACGAAAACGGTCAAGGTCGCAATTGGTTTGGCGTCGGTAGCGGCTTTGGCAGTGGCTTACTGGTTCCTGAGCGAGCCTCGGGTTAGTCGAGTGGGTATAGCGTACATGCTACTGGCTCCAGCGCTGATCGGGATTTCGCTCTTGATCATCTGGCCATTTATATTCAATATTTGGCTTGCCTTCACAGACATGTCCATGAGAACGGCCCAAAACCCGACCTTTGGGCTGCAGCAAGGGATTGCCAATTTCAGGAATGTTTTCACTGGTACCGTCGCCCGAAACGCCACTTTTTGGCAAGTGTTGTGGCGCACCGTCTTGTGGACAGTTGTCAATGTGGTCTTTCACGTAGCGGGTGGCATGGCGTTGGCTTTGCTGATGAACCGCCCGATGCGCTTAAAGGGCTTATATCGCACGCTCTTAGTCTTTCCGTGGGCCATTCCACAAACCATTGCTGCTATGTCACTCCGCAACGAATTCAACTTTTACTACGGCTTTTTTAATGTCATGTTAAGAACAGTGGGTCTGAAACCAATTGGCTGGCTCCAAGACCCTCAATGGGCCTTTGTGGCCGTCTGTCTGGCCAATATCTGGCTGGGAATACCTTTTATGATGGTGATTTTCCTAGGAGGCTTGCAGAGTATCTCGCACGAATACTACGAGGCGGCGGAAATTGATGGAGCATCCGACGTGCAGCAATTCTGGAACATCACCCTGCCGCTCATGCGCCCCGTGATGACGCCAGCGATCATTCTAGGTACGGTGTGGACGTTCAATAACTTGAATGTTATCTATCTTATCACACAGGGGGGACCGCAGGAGAGAACGGATATCCTGGTCACTTCGCTGTACAAGGCTGCTTTCTCTTTCTACCGCTACGGTTTCGCTGCAGCATTTGCGTTGGTGATCTTCGCTTTCCTGTTCACATTCGCGATTATCTATTTGCGGGCCACGGGTGGGCTGA
Coding sequences within it:
- a CDS encoding sugar ABC transporter permease is translated as MITLTFDIMIRTIRQISQFLGLIIVMIAFVEAVLYLLFNRRPKRLLVGILMLLLTIGVMYVFVRVLWPMATPTKTVKVAIGLASVAALAVAYWFLSEPRVSRVGIAYMLLAPALIGISLLIIWPFIFNIWLAFTDMSMRTAQNPTFGLQQGIANFRNVFTGTVARNATFWQVLWRTVLWTVVNVVFHVAGGMALALLMNRPMRLKGLYRTLLVFPWAIPQTIAAMSLRNEFNFYYGFFNVMLRTVGLKPIGWLQDPQWAFVAVCLANIWLGIPFMMVIFLGGLQSISHEYYEAAEIDGASDVQQFWNITLPLMRPVMTPAIILGTVWTFNNLNVIYLITQGGPQERTDILVTSLYKAAFSFYRYGFAAAFALVIFAFLFTFAIIYLRATGGLKTVYE